The DNA segment TCAGAGAGAGCAGTATCCATCGTGGCGGGCACGGCCGGCCCACATAGGCACCAGAGCACGGTAATGATTCCGATCACAATCGAAACCCCGCACAGCGTCCAAATGGCACGGTGCGGCGACAAGTTCTTGCCATGCAACATGCCAAAGTGTGCCGGCATTTCGTCGTCGCGACCCATGGCGTACGTGACGCGCGCTCCGGTATTCATGCACGAAAGCGTGGTGCCAATGAGCGCCAGGAACACGGTAGCGGCTTCGATCAGCATGAAGGTCTTTCCTGCCGATGGGCTGCCGAACAGCCACGTCCCGGCTAGAGTCATCATATCGCCGATGGGAGCCCCGGAGCTGGCGGCTTTGGTAATTGGATAACCAGGATTAAGGAAGTAACCGGCACAAAAGTATTCGATTAAGTAACAAACCACGCCTTGTATGAATAGCGACAACAAGACGGCTCTAGGAATATCACGCTTAGCATTTTTCGCTTCCTCGCCCATCGAGGTGACGGATTCGAAACCGACAAGGATGAGAATCGCCACACACGCCTGAATGATTATAAAACTGAACCCGTGCGGAGAAACCACCGAGAGCGCCGAGTCGTGAAATTCAAACGTATCTTGCTTATCGCCCGTTGGCTTGGTGGCATCGACCGGGGTTTGATCGACCCCAGCGCCGTTGTAGGTAAGACGGTACGGCTTATCTGTGCCGTTTTCCTGAACGACTTTGTAAACATCTTCCCCTTTGTCGTTCTTGATCTTTACGGGGCTGCCGTCTTTATCTTGTTCCAAAACAACGTTGATCGGATTGCCATCGGGGTCAAACGTCCAACCGACGGAGCCCTCGCCATGGCTCAAGCGATAGCCCAGGGCAATGACAGAGAACACCAACAATGCGCTAATTTGAATTACGTTGATGGCGATATTTACGCCAGTGGAACCGGACACGCCGCGGTGGGCGATGTACGAGACACCAATGGCAAATACGATGCAGAAGCCAATCATCAACGTTGGGCTGCTGATCGTTCCGTTAAAGGTGTCAGGCCAGAATTGATTTGCCAAATAGCCCACCAATATTGCGGTTACACCAACCATTAATCCTGGATAGACCCAGTAGTACAAGTGGCTAGCCCAGCCGGTGATGAATTTGGCCAGCCGTGCGAACTTATAAGCGTGCGTTTTTGACAAAAATGCTTGTTCGGCAAAGAAGTACGATGAGCCTGCCCCAGGATACAGCTTCGATAATTCGGCATAGGAAATGGCGGTGGCGAAACACAGCATAATCGCTGCCAAAATTCCAAACCAAATAGCGCAGCCAGCCATTGGCGCACCATATTGCGATTGGATTTGGAATGTCAGCCACAAAAACGCGCCGGGGGCGATGAGCGCCATGGCGTTCATCGTCAGCCCGGTGAGCCCGAGCGTCTTTTTCATGACCGGGCCAGAGGAAGGATCAGCAGACATGCAACACCTCGTTCAATTTGCCAGAAGGATGGAAACAAACGCCTGAAGGTTTGGAAACGGGCACGGCGGCAAAGGAAAATTCCTCGCCTGAAAAACGAAAACGCAACCACATCATCCGACCGCCTTACGGAT comes from the Pirellulales bacterium genome and includes:
- a CDS encoding APC family permease — translated: MSADPSSGPVMKKTLGLTGLTMNAMALIAPGAFLWLTFQIQSQYGAPMAGCAIWFGILAAIMLCFATAISYAELSKLYPGAGSSYFFAEQAFLSKTHAYKFARLAKFITGWASHLYYWVYPGLMVGVTAILVGYLANQFWPDTFNGTISSPTLMIGFCIVFAIGVSYIAHRGVSGSTGVNIAINVIQISALLVFSVIALGYRLSHGEGSVGWTFDPDGNPINVVLEQDKDGSPVKIKNDKGEDVYKVVQENGTDKPYRLTYNGAGVDQTPVDATKPTGDKQDTFEFHDSALSVVSPHGFSFIIIQACVAILILVGFESVTSMGEEAKNAKRDIPRAVLLSLFIQGVVCYLIEYFCAGYFLNPGYPITKAASSGAPIGDMMTLAGTWLFGSPSAGKTFMLIEAATVFLALIGTTLSCMNTGARVTYAMGRDDEMPAHFGMLHGKNLSPHRAIWTLCGVSIVIGIITVLWCLCGPAVPATMDTALSDGQKASIWYPSFLVFSSAKAAALPNSLLIVTLTSNFGTFMLYMLTCWVAIVAFREHHSFSGFKHMFIPLFGLIANLLCMLFYIVGPIFVSGMSPYEPRWALAVAAVWGIYGGLYFVFSGKKKGKTSFVSSADAAARRAAPA